A region from the Lolium perenne isolate Kyuss_39 chromosome 4, Kyuss_2.0, whole genome shotgun sequence genome encodes:
- the LOC127297532 gene encoding salt tolerance receptor-like cytoplasmic kinase 1: MLLHRHKFPLLCCGCGGAGGGVVASGVAARGAAHVDDDAAKNAGKGARQLSWAQVEAMTAGFTSAVVGEGGFSTVYLARLSAGGSKPQLAAVKLHRSCSERLRRAFRQELDALLRVRHPHIVRLLAFCDQRDEGVLVLEFAPNGNLHDNLHACEGKQVIPMPWARRVAVALQVARALEYLHDRCEPQVVHGDVKASNVLLDAAMGARLCDFGSARAGFSAAAPVRPPRTVLGSPGYVDPHYLRSGVLTRKSDVYSFGVLLLELLTGTQPFHDGRLLTSAVVPMIKAGSCDVDKLVDQRLGCMFDAAQAATIASLSAECVMENPTLRPSMADVVRALEQTSVARR, from the coding sequence ATGCTGCTGCACAGGCACAAGTTCCCGCTCCTCTGCTGCGGCTGCGGAGGAGCCGGCGGCGGCGTCGTTGCCAGCGGCGTGGCCGCCCGAGGAGCAGCCCACGTCGACGACGACGCCGCAAAGAACGCCGGCAAGGGCGCGAGGCAGCTGTCGTGGGCGCAGGTGGAGGCCATGACGGCCGGCTTCACGTCGGCCGTGGTCGGCGAGGGCGGCTTCAGCACCGTCTACCTCGCGCGCCTCTCTGCCGGCGGCTCCAAGCCCCAGCTGGCCGCCGTCAAGCTCCACCGCAGCTGCAGCGAGCGCCTGCGCCGCGCCTTCAGGCAGGAGCTGGACGCGCTGCTCCGCGTCCGCCACCCGCACATCGTGCGCCTGCTCGCCTTCTGCGACCAGCGCGACGAGGGCGTGCTCGTGCTCGAGTTCGCGCCCAACGGCAACCTGCACGACAACCTGCACGCTTGTGAAGGCAAGCAGGTCATACCGATGCCGTGGGCTCGGCGGGTGGCGGTGGCGCTGCAGGTGGCCCGCGCGCTGGAGTACCTCCACGACCGGTGCGAGCCGCAGGTGGTGCACGGCGACGTGAAGGCCTCCAACGTGCTGCTGGACGCCGCCATGGGCGCCAGGCTCTGCGACTTCGGGTCGGCGCGCGCCGGGTTCTCGGCGGCCGCGCCCGTCCGCCCGCCGCGCACCGTGCTGGGGTCGCCCGGGTACGTGGACCCGCACTACCTCCGCTCCGGCGTGCTCACCAGGAAGAGCGACGTGTACAGCTTCGGCGTGCTGCTCCTCGAGCTGCTCACCGGCACGCAGCCGTTCCACGATGGCCGGCTGCTGACTTCCGCCGTCGTGCCGATGATCAAGGCCGGCTCGTGCGACGTGGATAAGCTCGTTGACCAGAGGTTGGGGTGCATGTTCGACGCCGCCCAGGCAGCCACCATCGCCTCGTTGTCGGCAGAGTGTGTCATGGAGAACCCGACACTCCGGCCTTCCATGGCAGATGTGGTCCGGGCACTGGAACAGACCTCGGTGGCGCGCCGGTAG